CGTTGTCGGCGTGACCACCAATCCGTCCATCTTCCAGAAGGCTCTGGCTCAGGTCGGACCTTATGACGAACAGCTCAAGGAACTCGGTCGCATCAACGTCGAAGACGCCGTTCGCGAACTGACCACCACCGATGTGCGCAACGCCACCGATATCTTCCGCGAAGTCGCCGAGAAGACCGATTACGTCGACGGCCGCGTGTCCATCGAGGTCGATCCCCGTCTGGCCCACGACACCGAGAACACCGAGAAGCAGGCTGAGCTGCTTTGGAAGATGGTCGATCGTCCGAACACTTTGATCAAGATCCCGGCAACTCTGGAAGGCCTGCCGGCCATCACCGCCACGCTTGCCAAGGGCATCTCCGTCAACGTGACGCTGATCTTCTCGCTCGAGCGCTATGAGCAGGTCATCGACGCCTACATCTCCGGTCTCGAGCAGGCCGCGAAGAACGGCCACGATCTGAAGCACATGGCTTCGGTCGCCTCCTTCTTCGTCTCCCGCGTCGACACCGCCGTGGACAAGCTGCTCGAAGCCAACGGCTCCGACGAAGCGAAGGCTCTGGAAGGCAAGGCCGCTGTGGCCAACGCCCGCCTCGCCTACAAGCTCTATGAGGAGAAGTTCGCTTCCGATCCTCGCTGGCCCGCACTCGAGGCCAAGGGAGCCAAGAAGCAGCGTCCGCTGTGGGCTTCCACCGGCACCAAGAACGCCGCCTACTCCGACTGCAAGTACGTCGACGAGCTCGTGGCCCCTGACGTCGTCAACACGATGCCCGAAAAGACGCTGAACGCCCTCGCCGACCATGGCGACGGCAAGCCCAGCATCGCCGGCACCTATGAGGAGAGCCAGGCCATCATGGACAAGCTCGCCGCCCTCGGCATCAACATCAAGGACGTCACCGATCAGCTCGAAGCCGACGGCGTCTCCAAGTTCATCGCCTCCTGGGATTCGGTACTTTCCGACACCCAGGCCGGTATCGACCGCGTCAACGGCTGATTCCTTTTAAACCGGGAGTCGTGAGGCTCCGGGATATGTGTTGTTCAGACACCCTCCAGGCCGGTAGGCCAAGCTTTACGTCTGAGCAACACATATCCCGGAGCCTCACTCATATCCAAGCAAAGGCGACTCTTTCTGCCAGCGGACGTATGTCAATTTGTCATGAATGACTTCGCATGGATTGCTTAAGAAAACTGACGAGTGGAAACCAATCCTCAAAGCAATCCATGTGAAGCTGCTCTTACTTGAAGAACTTAGCGATTGCTTCAGCTATTTCTTTTGGCGATGATTTGCTGGAAATTGTCTTGAGAATCTGGGCAATCTTCGCGGCGATATCCTTATTCATCAAATACCGTTCTCCGAACTTGCGTATCCAATCAATATCGTCAAGCTTTTTGTTACCTAGATATACTTGTTCATACCCATAAACAGATATTTCTCCTACCGCCGCCACAATTGTGCCAGCTACCACTGCATTAATCGCAGCCGCGGCAATATTCAATCCGGGAATTGCCTTGATGGCAACAAGAATTTGCTTTGCAATCGTTCCCGCTGTTCCCATTTCTACGATGGTTTTTTTAAAATCTTTTGCTATATCATCGTTGCTGATTCCATATATCTTGGCTATCGCTGATATTTCAGCAGTTTCGACTCCTGCCAAAATGCCGGCATCGGGAATCGGAATAGGAACAGCACCGATGGTTGTTCCACCTGCGGTGGCAGCGGTTACAACGCCATGTGCAAAAACTCTTTTTCGTTGAAGAATAAATTTCTGGATATCGCGTTCTGCACTTTTTATCGCTTCCGGCATTAACCTGTTGGTGGTATCAATTAAATCGGTGATACCATCTGGCGCGGCATAAGCTTGCTCATTCAAACGGAAAATTGAAGCTACAACTGGAATAATGGAGTTGATTCTTTTACTCATTTTCAGTTTATCAAAAGCTTCGGTGACCATTTCAATATTTTCTTTGCGATCAGGCTCAGAGAAAGATTTGGTGATCACGACGATGACCGGAACAGACGGCCACCGTTTTATCGCACTCGATAAATTCTTGATTGTTACAGGGAACAACTTTCCGGCTGTACCATCAATGCAAAACCAGACTTCATTGATTTCTTTCTTTTTATCGGTTTCACTTTCAGATGACCACTTTTTTACAGCGTGTATTGCCTGCTGCTGTTTGACGAATGATGGTTCAAAGCCGACACTGTCGATGAGTCGAAAAGGAAGATCGTCGGATTCGTAAATCTTCAGTTCCTGTGTTGTTCCTTTCATGCCGCGACTTGTCTCACCTCGGTGTTCACCAAGAACAGCGTTGATCAATGTAGTCTTGCCTACACCAGAATTTCCAAGGACCAGTACATTACCCTTGTCCATAGCTTCGCTCCAATCTCCAAATTTCTTCTCTGAATCTATTACAGCAACCACACCGCGACTCTACCTCTCACAGCCACACTACGGCTCACACACTGTCAACACCGACGCCAACCGCCAACCGACTCTCATACCCGACCAGCAGTTCATCCAAGACCTCATAGAATCACCGGAACTCCACAGACAATGAGTCCCTCCCACTCGGTGGCATCGAATCAGTCAAAGCCAAAAAGACCGCCGCCAGATAAAAAATACAAGACTGACATCGACGACCACGGCACACGTTTCAAAGCTATCGCCCTTCCTGAACACGACACCAGCCAAAACCTCCGGTACGTCGCCATCAATGATACACCAGTTCTAACTAAAATCACTAAAGTATGGCATCCAGTCAAATATTGTGATAAAAGAACTTCAGGTCATGACGTTGTGACCTGGCCATCAGGTATTTCATTTGGTTTTTGTTATTTGAAATGTCTTTGACCGTCAATGTTGACATATAAAGAAAGAGGCAAAAGATGAAAAAATCACCCTTGAAACGAATATTAGCTGTTGGCACCGTAGGATTGATGATGCTTGCAGGCACTACCACCTCAGCTTCTGCAGCAGAAGTAGGTACTGTCGGCCCTCAATATAATGTTCCTTGTAGTGTTCAACAGTGGAGCAATCAAGTTCGAATCCATTGCAGTCATTCATCACGCTATGCACGTGGAAAAATTGCCTGCAGATCCTTCCCAGACCAATATACCAATTGGATCAAAGACGGATATTCATATTCACCTGGATGCCCCGTTGGCGTGAATGATCTTCCCGGTGGACCCGTCACAATAGAAGTTGGTGGTAACTAGTTTCCATACTTTCGCAATGGCTCTCGGCATAGACAGAGTAATCTCTATGCCGAGAGCCATTGCATGTGTCACCCATATTATTTGACGATTTGTTGCACAATTCCTGATCCACCGGTAAAAGACCATACGAACAGTGAAAATATGACTGTAACAGTAACGCCAACAAAGACAACTAGATATATGACACTATAACTTTGAAACAGATAAAGCCGTAAGACGAAGCCTGTACGGGTTTGGAATGGTTGAGTCAGGACATTTGCCAATGCGAGCATAATTCCAAAACCGAGTCCGTAGAATTGTCCGAATAACGACATGCCCAAAAGAATCAGGGCCATGTCGACGAACACATTGGCAAGAATAACCAAGATTGGTGTCTCTGCTGAACGGAATACCGCCACGAACGTACCGATACCCAGTGGAATGACCAGTGACATGGATGAGGCCAGAAGCGAGTGCAGGAACGAGCGTCTCGGTGCGAACCGTTCCCAAAAAGGCATACGGGATGTGAACAGCACAAGGCTGGCCGCAATGCATAGCACACAGAGCAGTTCAAGCAACGGGATGGTCATGACCGCCTGTCTGGTACCCTGAGGACACCCTACATAGCCGGCACCGGTGTAGGCGGGTTGCGACGAAGACGGATCCGGAAAACAGACATTGTCCACGTAGACGGGTGCGTACGAAACCGACGCCGGCAGGACAGCTGGGAACAAGGTCGTGCAGAACGTCGCGCAGAGAAGCATGATGACTGCCGCGATACCATACCTGCCTTCAAACCATGCCAAATGAAACGATGACGACTTTCCTGCCATCAAGCCCCTCCCCTACTTTCCACTCCGGCCTATTGAATCCGCCTGTACTTGTTTGGGAGTCAGAGCGCAGGTTTCGATGGCCGCTGCATTACGCTTGATAAACCCTTGCAACTGGCTATCGGTTGCGGAACCCAACTCCTTAATCGTCCTGTCGCTGGCCCCTTCAATGTCGTACATAGATGACAATCCAGTGTCTGTATTGCCATATGCGTTGTCTCTCATGGCAATCGGCAGCTGCCCCAATATGAACGCGCTCACATCGGCACCGTTTCGCAGCGTCTTCTGTTCGAAGACGGTTCTGCTAGCAACCTGCGCACAGTGTGCAGGCAGATATTGGCTGACGATGACCTGCATGACCATCGACAGGTCACTATAGTCACGGTTTTTCTGGGTGGCGGTATCGGTCATGATTTCAATCGCTTCGGTATTCGGGCCGTTCTCCGGAATCATGCGTTTGCCTTCATCATCGACGTTCCATTGTTCCTGATTCGTTTCAGGCGTAAAGGCGTTGCCAAGCAGCAGGTACAGCTTTTTCGCCGGAACCTGCCCACCACTTATCTGATCAGTAGGCATCCATCGCAACGCGGAACGCACGTAACCCGCATATCGGCTGCGATGAGCCTGATCATCCGGATGGGAGCAAACCGTCACACCGGATTGTTCGATATTCTCGCAGACCGGCGTAAACGGCCCGGTTCGCAGCCAGATGCCGATACCGGATAATGCAATCGAGAATCCCAACGCCACCGGTATCACGACAATCGCACATATCGCTTTTATTGCGGCAGCCCTGTGCCGAGTAATCGTGGATTGTGCCATATACAGACAGGCAAGAAGGCAGACTACCGCTACAGCCAAAAAGAACGCAGCACGGACGATGAAACCTGGAACAGACATCCGCAATCCCGGTTCGGCACCGATACCGGAGTCGGAAACCGGCAATACCGCCGACAAACCGTTTCCCCATACCCGCGGCGAAGTGCTACCTTCCGGAACTCTTGGATGAACCGCAAAGAACCCGCCCAAGCACAACAGTGCCAGTGCAATACCAACGCCGACCACAGACCATTTGCTGCCGGTCATCACGCCTATGGCATAGCCAAAGCAGCAACACACGGACAATACCATCATGCCGCCAATAAGCGGGAGCAGTGGGAACGGGCCAGGGGACGCACTCATCGTCCTGACGATGGCGGGCAGACACGCTAACAGATACGAAAACGCACACAACAGACCGGCCTTGGCCATCGGCACCACGTACCGGCTCGCGCGTATGCCTTTCCACAAGGGAGCAATCATGCTTTGTGAGCGGTATATCGCGCATGAAAGCCAGGCGCCATACACGCCAGCAAGCACATCCGAGAACACGTGCATCCAAGACAAATCGAGTTGCAGATGAGAGTTACTAACTCCCACCGTGCCTGGAGCGTTAAGAATGCCATAGTTACGAATCCCCAGTATCAATGGATAGGCCATCATCAACACAAAGAACAACAGCGTGCTGAAAAACGGCAATGGCCACAGCAGGACACCCGGATGGAACCGTTTGTGTCCAAGTGAACGCGTCTCATTCATCGCGAACCTTCTTCAGCTCGTCGGATTGCACCAGTGTGGAACAGACCTCGGCACCTTGCCTGTGCTTCGCATCCATCAATGCCTCATAGCCCAATTCCCATACCGAGGCCAGTGCATCCGATCGTCCTTTGCCACAAGCTGCAAGGTCATCCATATTCCCCCGCATGATGACTTGACCCTGATCCATCACAATGACCCGATCAGCAACAGCCGCTAGATCTTCAACCATATGTGTACTCAGCAACACAATCTTCGTTTGAGCATAAACGTCCAAGAATCTACGAATATCGATTCGCTGCATGGGATCCAGACCAACTGTCGGTTCATCCAACAACAGCACAGAAGGCTCGGTAACCACAGCGCACGCGATGCCTGCTCTCTGTCTCATACCACCAGAAAGACTACGTACTGGACGCAGTTCCACATCGGCTAGCCCCACCAACGCAATCGCCTTATGAGCAGCCTCTTCTGCCATATTATAAGACAGGCCATGAGCCCACGCCGCATACCGAACATTGCGCAACAGACTCGAAGATTCCATCAACTCGAAACGTTGGGGCAAATAACCGATTCGTGGACGAGCTTTTTTCCTCCCATCGCTGGTAGTGACGCTCTGACCGTCTAAAAGGATTGCTCCCCTTTGGGGCGTCTCCAACGTCGAGAGCAGATTCATCAATGTTGTTTTACCGGCACCATTAGGCCCCAACAAACCAACAACCCCAGGATGCAACGAGAATGAAACATCATTCAACGCCTTGTGCCGGCCATATGAAAAGCAGACATCCTGAACCTGAATCTCGGAAATCGAAACAGCAACCATAAAATCCAACCTCTCCCAGACATCTTCGAACTGAAGCTCCACACCGCGCTCATAAAAACTTATATAACCATAATAGGTAAAACTACAGAATAAACCAAGAGTTAAGCAAACTAAGGCGTGTCTTATTCTGTTCGGATGGTGGTCATGTTGATTGTCTGGTCTATCCTTTTCTGATGCCGAATCCCAATTCATATGTGTTCGGGCAGTGTCATCATGATCTGGTTACTGCACTGAACGCCGCTCAAGGCCGGGCAGCTGGATGCCGTCGCTGGCCTCCCGCAGTTCCGGTTTTCCTTCCGGAGCACGCCAAAAAGGTCTGCGAACAGTTTCTCTGCATGAAGACTCCGAAAACAAAACACACTCTTGTTCACTAACTCGAATTTCTTTGCTAACGGTAAGGAGGAAGGAATCCCCCCATTATGAGCATTGTTTTTTACGCGAGGTCGGATTACCTGATCACATTGCTTCTGAAGCATCAAACCAGCTGAGAAGCCCAATTGGCGAGGAGTGATTTTACGGCGTCGGGCTGGTCGATGTGGATGTTGTGGCCGGATGGGTCAATGATTTTGTAGACGGCATTGGGATAGTGCGGAAGCAGGGCCTTTTGGTCCTCGTTGCCGACAATCTGATCCTGTTGGCCGGTGACGATGAGCGTCGGACCGGTATACGTGCCCATGCGCTGTTCCGGATCTCCGTCGAGCCAGTAACGTTTGCTAAGTCGAGCGTTGGCCTCACGATCGCAGAGCTTGGTTCCGGGAAGAATATAGCGCTGGTAGCGACGCCAGGCGTCGAAGGACTGGTTGACACCCATGGTGATGAAATCGATGACCTTGTCCTGCGGCAGGCTCTGGGTCAGCTGCGGGTTCGCGTCCGCAATGACATGCTCGGCCAAACGACGATGCGACATCACCGGATCGACCACAGGAGCAATCAGCGCCAGACCGGCGACACGCTTGGGCTCGCGTGAAAGCGTGTCACGTACCAACGCACCTCCCATGGAATTGCCGAGAAGAGCAAAACGTTGATGGTCGCCGACCAATTCGTTGACGGTATGCATGAACCATTCGGCAAGCTCCGGCAGACCACCGATACCAGACAAGGCCGGTGTCCGCCCATAGCCCGGTAGATCCATATAGATACGTTGCGTCCCTGCAGGAAACGCGTCATCGAGCATCATCAGCGAGCGATGGTCGACACCCATGCCGTGGGCTATGACGATGGGCAGCCCCTCCCCTTTGACAACCGTATACGCTTCAGGCTGCGTGACCATATGATTACTCCCCTTCGTTTTCCTAACGTGTTCGGCGACAGGACAATACATCTCCAAAAGCTTGCTGAAGTTCCAGAATGCTGATTCGAGATCTTGTGTTTCCTCTATTCGCCGAACCCACATATTCTATTACCGGTCGGGCATGTTGACGTGATTCCCAACAGCATTGACCAACACAAGCCCGAAAACGCTTACAGGTGTGCTTCAATCCATTGGGCCACGCCGTCGTCGTTATTGGACGGGCAGATTTCGTCCGCTACCGCTTTGACTTGCGGCCTGGCATTGGCGACGGCCACGCCGCAACCGGC
The window above is part of the Bifidobacterium sp. ESL0704 genome. Proteins encoded here:
- a CDS encoding alpha/beta hydrolase codes for the protein MVTQPEAYTVVKGEGLPIVIAHGMGVDHRSLMMLDDAFPAGTQRIYMDLPGYGRTPALSGIGGLPELAEWFMHTVNELVGDHQRFALLGNSMGGALVRDTLSREPKRVAGLALIAPVVDPVMSHRRLAEHVIADANPQLTQSLPQDKVIDFITMGVNQSFDAWRRYQRYILPGTKLCDREANARLSKRYWLDGDPEQRMGTYTGPTLIVTGQQDQIVGNEDQKALLPHYPNAVYKIIDPSGHNIHIDQPDAVKSLLANWASQLV
- a CDS encoding ATP-binding cassette domain-containing protein; the protein is MNWDSASEKDRPDNQHDHHPNRIRHALVCLTLGLFCSFTYYGYISFYERGVELQFEDVWERLDFMVAVSISEIQVQDVCFSYGRHKALNDVSFSLHPGVVGLLGPNGAGKTTLMNLLSTLETPQRGAILLDGQSVTTSDGRKKARPRIGYLPQRFELMESSSLLRNVRYAAWAHGLSYNMAEEAAHKAIALVGLADVELRPVRSLSGGMRQRAGIACAVVTEPSVLLLDEPTVGLDPMQRIDIRRFLDVYAQTKIVLLSTHMVEDLAAVADRVIVMDQGQVIMRGNMDDLAACGKGRSDALASVWELGYEALMDAKHRQGAEVCSTLVQSDELKKVRDE
- the tal gene encoding transaldolase, coding for MTEATQRTSDSGVSIWLDDLDRTRITSGNLQELIKDKNVVGVTTNPSIFQKALAQVGPYDEQLKELGRINVEDAVRELTTTDVRNATDIFREVAEKTDYVDGRVSIEVDPRLAHDTENTEKQAELLWKMVDRPNTLIKIPATLEGLPAITATLAKGISVNVTLIFSLERYEQVIDAYISGLEQAAKNGHDLKHMASVASFFVSRVDTAVDKLLEANGSDEAKALEGKAAVANARLAYKLYEEKFASDPRWPALEAKGAKKQRPLWASTGTKNAAYSDCKYVDELVAPDVVNTMPEKTLNALADHGDGKPSIAGTYEESQAIMDKLAALGINIKDVTDQLEADGVSKFIASWDSVLSDTQAGIDRVNG
- a CDS encoding GTPase domain-containing protein, which translates into the protein MVAVIDSEKKFGDWSEAMDKGNVLVLGNSGVGKTTLINAVLGEHRGETSRGMKGTTQELKIYESDDLPFRLIDSVGFEPSFVKQQQAIHAVKKWSSESETDKKKEINEVWFCIDGTAGKLFPVTIKNLSSAIKRWPSVPVIVVITKSFSEPDRKENIEMVTEAFDKLKMSKRINSIIPVVASIFRLNEQAYAAPDGITDLIDTTNRLMPEAIKSAERDIQKFILQRKRVFAHGVVTAATAGGTTIGAVPIPIPDAGILAGVETAEISAIAKIYGISNDDIAKDFKKTIVEMGTAGTIAKQILVAIKAIPGLNIAAAAINAVVAGTIVAAVGEISVYGYEQVYLGNKKLDDIDWIRKFGERYLMNKDIAAKIAQILKTISSKSSPKEIAEAIAKFFK